The Cyanobacteriota bacterium region TGTGCTCCCCACTTTCCAGGGACCAGACTAAATCAAAGGAATTATCTGCAAAGGGCATAGCCTGTGCATCGGCTACCAAAAACTGAGCACAAGGAGCAGTGCTGCGGTCAAGCTGAGCCGATCGGGCACGTTCCCTAGCACGTTCTGCCTGTACTGGGCTGAGGGTAATTCCGGTGACACTAGCTTGGTAACGGTCTGCCAAATACAGGCTGCTGCCACCAATACCACAACCCACGTCCAAAATAGTGCGAGGGGCATCTACCTTTGCCCATGCCAGCAATTCATCAATCAAATCAATTTGAGCTTGGCGGCGATCTTTGTGCTGACGACCGTCAACCCCATAATAGCCATGGTGCATATGCTCTCCCCATACCTGTTCCCACAGACC contains the following coding sequences:
- a CDS encoding methyltransferase domain-containing protein, which codes for MTSTLHQRIRQFYDASSGLWEQVWGEHMHHGYYGVDGRQHKDRRQAQIDLIDELLAWAKVDAPRTILDVGCGIGGSSLYLADRYQASVTGITLSPVQAERARERARSAQLDRSTAPCAQFLVADAQAMPFADNSFDLVWSLESGEH